The stretch of DNA ATCCTCGGCGGGGCAGAGGAGATGCCCGGGATCAGGAGGGCGCTCGAAGCCTCGGCCGAACGCCTGAACCCGGAGGCCGATCCCGGTCCGGCGGCGCGGGACAGTGCCCATCTCCTCTCGATCGCCATACTCGGGGCGCAGGGCAGGAAGGGGGGGACCGCCCTCACAGAAACGATGCACAACCTCTATTTCATGCGCGATCAGCAGGTCTGCACCGACAGGGGGATGGTAACAGGCCGGATGGCGACGCGGGAGCGTCGGATGGAGGTCGAGATGACGCACCTCGCCCTCTCTGCACTCGGCGCCGACCCGGTCGCACAGGTATTGGAGGGAAAGATGGAGGGCGGGGACGTTATCCCTGCAGGGGATTTCGCCCTCGTCGGTTGTGGTGTCCGCACCGATATGAAGGGCATTGCCGCACTGATGAGGGGCATGGAGTTCGACGAAGTCGCCGTCGTCCATGAACCCCTGCACCCCCTGATCAGGGGCCGGGACTATATGGTGAGCATGCACCTCGACACCTACTTTAACATTGCAGGCGACGGCGTCGCCGTGGGCAACCCGGTCCTCCTCGACCGCGCCCGGGTCGAGGTCTTCGTCCGCGAGGGCGAGGGATACCGTCCAGAAGACGGAGCGCAGACCACCCTCGCCGGGTATCTGGGGGAGAAAGGATATTCGATTATACCGGTCACGACCCTCGAACAGCTCTGTTATGCCTCAAATTTCCTCTGCGTCAGGGACCATGAAGCGGTCGCCGTGGACACCGGGCAGATCGCCCCCATGATGCTGGAACGGCTCAAAGAAAAGGAGGCGGCGCGGCCGGGGATGTACGCCGCCCTGCTCGCACAGGCCGAGGCCGATTACCGGCGTCTCAGGGCAGAGGCGGAGTTTTTCCCGTACAAGAGGGAGGTGTATGCCGAGGGGCTTGAGATGACGCCGGTCAGCCTGAAATGCGCCACCGGCGGCTATGGCGGGGCGCACTGCATGACCTGCCCGCTCAGGCGGTGAAAAGCGTCCCGGCCTCTCCGTCAAGGGCGGCCTCGGCGTCGTCGAGGTGGGCGATGATCGCTGTTTTCGCGCCCGATCCGACAAAGCGGATCGCCGCCAGCACCTTCGGCGCCATCGAGCCCTCCCCGAACTCGCCTTCTGCAAGGAGGCGGCGCGCCGTGGCGGCGTCCAGGCTGTTGAGGAGGGTCCGGGCCGGTGTGCCGAAGCCGGAGAAGACGCCCTGGACATCGGTGAGCATCAGGAGGAGATCGGCGCCGATGCCGACGGCGATGCGTTCGGCGGCGAGATCCTTGTCGACGACCGCCTCAACCCCCCGCAGGAGGCCGCCCTGCCTGACCACCGGGACGCCGCCCCCGCCGCCCGCGACCACGACGGTTCCTGCATCGAAGAGCCTTCCGATCGTCTCGATCTCAAGGACCTCCAGGGGGTCGGGAGACGGGACGATCCGCCGCCAGCCGCGGCCCTCCTCCTCGCGCATCGCCCATCCCTCTGCCGCCGCAAGGGCCCGGGCCTCGGCGTCTGAATAATACGGCCCTATCGCCTTGGAAGGGGTGGCAAATGCCGGGTCGCCGGGATCGACGAGCGTACGGCTGAGCACCGTCGCCACCTGCGCCCCCGGCCCGAGACGGTTCTGCATGCACTGCTGGATCATGTAGCCGATCATCCCCTGGCTCTCGGCCCCGCAGACGTCGAGCGGCATCCTGGGGACGGCGTCCCTGGCACACTCGTTCTGGAGGAGGATGTCGCCGACCTGCGGACCGTTGCCGTGCGTGATCATGACCGCATGACCGGCCGCCGCCATTCTGGCGAGGGGAGCAACCGCCGCGTCGATATGGCCGAGCTGCTCCTCGGCCGTCCCTTTCTCCCGGTACCTGACGATCGCGTTCCCGCCGAGCGCCGCAACGATCTTCATCGGTCTTCTCTCAGACAGAGAATCGAATAGACCTTCCGGTCGTCGCCGGCGTCCCTGATCACGCCGTGGATCTCGGTCTCAAAACCCGGGAAAGCAGCGTCGAAGTCCTCGTAGAGCAGGAGGAAATCGATGATGTCCCGGTCATCGACGGAAAGGACCTCGCCGGGCATCCAGATCGGAATACCCGGCGGGTAAGGGACGACCATCACCGCGGCGGTCCGGCCGGCGAGGTCCTGGAGCCTGACTTTTTCCGCCTTTCCGGCGATCATCATCCTGTAGGCCTCCGCAGGCGTCATCGCAGGGCGCGGGATCCGGGCATAGACGTCCTTCTGGATATCTGCAATGCCGTGCCCCTTCAGGTATGCGTGCATGGCGTCGCAGAGGTCGGCAAGCCCCATTCCCCCGTAGATCCGTGGGTAGGTCTTCACGATCTCCGGGAACACCTGTTCAAGCGGGGTATTGGCGTCGTACTGGTCCTTGAACTCGAAGAGCTGGGCGATCAGGGTGCCCGACTTTCCTTTCGAGATCCCCATCGTGAAGAGGATGAAAAAGGAGTAGAACCCGGTCTTCTCCACGACGATCCCCTGTTCCTGAAGGAACCTGGAGACGATGGCGGCCGGGATGCCGCGCTCCTCCATCAGGCCGCCGGGATCGATCCCGGGCGTGAGGACGGTGACCTTCAGGGGATCGAGAAGGCAGTAGTTCTCCTCGATCCCGTCGAAACCGTGCCAGGCGTCACCGGGCTTCAAGGTCCAGTAATCGAGGTGACGGCAGAGTTCGGCGGCGTCCCCCTCCTGTATCCTCGGCCTGAGGGTGAGAAAATGCTCCGCATACTGACCCTGCCCCACGCCGGGCTGCCAGACAGGAAACCACCAGCGCCTGCTCCCGGCCTCCTCGTCCTCGAGCACCTGCGCCATCAGCTGGACCATCTTCTGGCGGAAAATCAGGGCCTCTTCAAGCGTGTCGGCGATGAGAACGGTGCCCGAGTCGCCCTCCATCATCTTCGCCGCCACGTCGAGAGAGGCGATGATGCTGTACTGGGGCGAGGTGGAGGTGTGCATCATAAAGGCCTCGTTGAACCCATCGGGATCGATCCTGGCTTCCTCGGGGCAGTGCGAGTCCCTGAGGTGGATCATCGAGCCCTGCGAGAAGGCGGCGAGGACCTTGTGCGTCGACTGGGTGGCAAAGATCGCCGGCCTATCCGGTGCGGCCGTCACCGGGGTCATCGCATAGCGTCCGCGGTACAGCGGGTGAAACCGGGCGTAACCGTACCATGCCTCGTCAAAGAGAAGGACACCGACGGTCCCGGTGAGTTTCTCGATGATCGCCTCCACATCGTAGCAGAGACCGTCATAGGTGGAGTTCGTGACCACGGCGAGGCGGGGCGTCCGGCCCGCATCGGCAATGAGGGGATGATCCGCACATTTCTTCTGTATTACGGCGGGATCGAACTCGGCCGCATGGATCGGGCCGATGATCCCGTAGGGGTTCCTGGTCGGGATCAGGTAGACCGGGACCGCCCCGGTCATGATGATCGCGTACATCACCGACTTGTGGCAGTTGCGATCGACAAGGACGATATCGCCGGGCTGCACGCACCCGGAGAAGACGACCTTGTTCGAGGTCGAGGTGCCGTTCGTGAGAAAGTAGGTCCGGTCGGCCCCGAAGATCCGGGCGGCGTCGGATTCGGCGGCGCCGACCACGCCGGTGTGTTCGAGGAGCGATCCCAGTTCGGGGACCGAGACCGAGAGGTCTGACCTGAGGGTGTTCTCCCCGTAGAACCGAAAAAAGAGTTTTCCCACCGGCGACTTCAGGAAGGCGATGCCGCCGGTGTGGCCAGGCGTGTGCCAGGCGTATTTGTACTCCTGCGTGTAGCGGACCAGTTCCCCGAAGAATGCCGGGAGGAGTTTGTCAAGGTAGTCGCCGGTGACGTCCTCGATGCGCCCGGCGATGAAGCGCGGCGTGTTGTCCAGTTTCCAGAAATAGCCGTCTATCGACCTGATCACCTCGAGCGGGATCTCGTTGACGGCGAGTTTGCTGGTGAACAGAAATATCGGAAGGTCCCTGTTGCGTTTCCTGATCGTCCTGATCATCTCCACGGGCCCGGCCGAAGCGGCCGATTCGGGCTGGAGGTCCCAGTCCAGGAGCACGCAGGCGATGTCCGGGTAGACCGACCGGTAGATGGAGAGGGCGTCCTCCACCGTCAGCGCCTCGATGACCCTGAAGTCGAGGTCGCCGAGGATCTCGATGACCTGGCGGAGGGCGATCCCGCCCGCGGTCTCGGCATGGATCTCTGAGTCGACGATGAGGATGGAGAGATCGAGGTTGCTGTACCATTCCATTCAGACCACATCCCCGCCTCTTCGGGCCTGCATAAACCGGCCCCGATCGCGTGCGGGTATATGCGTGAGGGGATGCAGGGGCACTTATGCCTTGCGGGAGGCCGGGCTCCTCGCAGAAAAAAAGAGTTATTCTTCTTTCTTCTCGTCGCTCCGGACCGGGGCCCGCATCGACGGGAAGAGGATCACTTCTTTAATGGAATCGTTCCCGGTGATCATCATAATTAAACGGTCCATGCCGATCCCGACACCGCCGGTCGGGGGCATGCCGTAGCCGAGGGCGTTGATGAAGTCGTAGTCGATCATCTGCGCCTCAAGGTCGCCGAGACGGCGCTTTTTGTCCTGCTCCTCGAACCGTTCCTTCTGGTCGATGGGGTCGTTCAGCTCGGAGAAGCCGTTTGCCAGCTCCATGCCGTAGACGAAGAGCTCGAAGCGTTCGGTAAAGCCGGGTTTTGTCCGGTGGCGTTTTGCGAGCGGCGAGTTCTCGACCGGGAAGTCGTAGATGAAGGTGGGCTGGACCAGTTTCTCCTCGCAGTAGTGGTCGAAGAAGAGCGGGAGGTAGTCGCCGTGGGTCTGTGCGGTCTCGCGCTTGTCGATCCGCTCCTGCTCGGCGATCCTGGCAAGGTCGTCGAGCGGGGTGGCATAGACGTCGATGCCGCCGTACTCCTTCACGGCGTCCTCCATCGTAAGCCTGCGCCAGGGGCGGGCGAAGGAGATCTCGGTTTCATCGAAGGTGACGGTCGTTGTGCCGCGGGCGTGGACGACGAGGTCGGCGATGATCTCCTCGGTGAGGTCCATCATGTCCCTGTAGTCGTGATAGGCGGCATAGATCTCCACCATCGAGAACTCGGGGTTGTGCTTTGTGTCGATGTCCTCGTTCCTGAAGTTCTTCGAGAACTCGTAGACCTTCTCGAATCCGCCGACGACAAGACGCTTTAAGTAGAGTTCGGGGGCGATGCGCAGGAAGAGCTGCTGTTCGAGGGCGTTGTGATAGGTGATGAAGGGACGGGCATTCGCCCCGCCGTAGACCGGCTGGAGGGTGGGGGTCTCGAACTCCATGAAGCCGCGGCTGTTCAGGAAGTTCCGCAGTTCGGCGATCGTCCGGCTCCTGAGACGGAAGGTTTCTCTCGTCTCATCGTTCATGATCAGGTCGAGGTAGCGCTGGCGGTAGCGCGCTTCGGTGTTCTTCAGGCCGTGGAACTTCTCGGGCATGGCACAGACCGACTTGGCAAGCAGCGTGTAAGCGCTCGCCCAGACGGTGATCTCGCCCATCTTCGTCCTGAAGACGCGGCCGGTCACCCCGATGATGTCGCCGGCGTCGAGATATTTCTTGAGGAACTCAAAGGCCTCATCGCCAACGTCGTTTTTCCTGATATAGAGCTGGATGCGGGCCGAGGCGTCCCCGATATCGATGAAGACCGTTTTGCCGTGGTGGCGGATGATGTAGATCCGTCCGGCGGTGCAGACCTCCTCCTCTGAGGGGTCGTGACCGATCTCTGTATATCGCTCCCTGATCTCGGCAAGGGTGTGCTTTCGCTCATAGTGGGCCGGGTAGATCGGTCTGCCGTCGCCGGTGAGTTCGCGATATTTGGTGAGTTTTACCTCGTCAAAGGTGATCTGGCTGCTATCACTCATGGTATTTCCATCCAGGATGCGGAGTTATCCACCCGATGTGGTCCAGACGGGTGAAATGGTGCTTTATATATTTTTTCTCAGGGGTATTAAGGGTATCACCCCGAACCGGAGTGCAGGCCGGAAAGAGAGGTCCTGATAGAATGGCAGAGGCGCAATGCCGGAGGCTCTGATGCAAAAGAAACCATTTATAATCCGGGCCGCTGAAAAGACATGACTATTCTCATGAAAATCGGTTATCCCTGCGCAAACCGATCCATCGGATGCTCGCCGAGCCGCACCTTTGACCTCAGGGTATTTTCCAGGGATCACCTGATCCTGACGATTGCCGAGAACCTCTCCTGTCTTGCCAGGATTCTGGAGTTCAACAGGAAAGCAGGGCTGTATTTTTTTGTCATCGGGCCGGAGCTCATCCCCTATGCCGCCCACCCGGCAAACACGCTCAACTGGGCCGAGGAGTTTGCCGCCGATTTCGCTGCCGTCGGGGCCTTTATCAGGGACGCAGGGATGCGGATCGCCGTCCAGCCTTCGTGCGGTTTTGCCGTTCCTGAAGGGAAGGGAGAGAGGGAGGCAACACACGCTGCGGCGATCCTGGACGCCATGGAACTCGGGACCGATGCAAAGGTCATTGCGTGGGCAGGGAGCGGCCCGGACAGGGAAACGGCACAGGATAGAACTTTCGAGTGGCTGAACAGGCTGCCCGGCGGGATCAGGCGGAGGATCGCGATCAGAAACGACGACACCCTGTCGGTTGCCGACTGCTGCGCCGTCGCAGAAGAGTGCGGCGTCCCGGTCGTGTACGACCATCTTCACCGCGACAGCGCCCCTTCGCCCTGCAGCTCCGCCGAAGCGATGCGGCGGTGCGCGGCGACCTGGCACGAGGGGGACGGGGCGCCGATCCTCGTCTTCGCCACGCCCGGAAAGGACGGACGACCGGCCCACACCATCGACGCCGACCGCTTCGCGGAGGTGCTCGCGGCGTCCAGGCCCGACAATCCCGATATTCTCATCGACTTTCAGGACCGGGAGCAGAGCGCACTGATCGCGATGATCGCCGCCTTCGAAGACCCGCGGCTCTTTCCAGGGAAAGAACTGAGAAAAAGAGGGGCCTGAAGGGAAAAGTGAGGTAGAGATGCGGATCGGCTACCCCTGCGTGAACATCGGCATCGGGTGCACCTCGGCCCGGACCTTCAGGCTGCGGTCGTGGAGCCCTGAGCGGTTTCGCTCGACCGTCAGGGAGAACCTCGCCTGCCTCTCCAGCACCCTCCAGTTCAACATCGACCACGAGCTCCTCTTCTTCAGGATCACCTCTGACCTGATCCCCTTCGCCTCCCACCCGGTGAACGAGATCGACTGGGAGGGGGAGTTTTCCGGGAGTTTTACCGAGATCGGCGATCTGATCCGTGAGAGCGGGATGCGCATCTCGATGCACCCTGACCAGTTCACCCTGATCAACTCCCCCGACGGGGGCGTGACGGCGCGGAGCATCGCCGAACTCGCGTACCATGCCGCCGTCCTCGACGCCATGAACCTGGACACCAGGGCAAAGATCCAGGTCCACGCCGGCGGCGTCTACGGGGACAAAGCATCGGCGATGGACCGGTTCCTCGACCGCTACCGCGATCTGCCAGCCGAGATCCGGCGGCGTCTCGTCGTCGAGAACGACGACCGCCTCTATACCGCGGCAGACTGCTGCGCGTTGAGCCGATCCTGCGGCGTCCCGGTGCTCTTCGACACCTTTCACCACGAGTGCAACTCTTCGGGAGAGGAGATGCCTGAGGCGCTGGCGATCTGCGCAGAGACATGGGGGCGATCCGACGGCATACCGATGGTCGACTACTCGTCGCAGGAACCGGGTGCACGAAAAGGGGCTCATATACATGCCATCGACCTGGCGCATTTCAGGGCGTTTCTTGCGGCCTCCAGGCCCCACGACATCGACATCATGCTCGAGATCAAGGACAAGGAGAAGAGCGCCCTCCTGGCCCGGGCAGAGGCCGCCGCCGATCCGCGCCTGGCAAGGTGAGCGGGCGCGCCATGCCAGAGCATGACAAGGTTATTGGCAGGCGGCGACGAAGGAGTATGCACAGGAGCCCGCGGCCGCGCCGGCAGTGCCGCGGGAGAGAAAGGATTGTGCTGATATGTTCTGGAACAGGGAAATAGAAACG from Methanofollis liminatans DSM 4140 encodes:
- a CDS encoding arginine deiminase family protein — protein: MLHEDFGVRVHRLCNSILGGAEEMPGIRRALEASAERLNPEADPGPAARDSAHLLSIAILGAQGRKGGTALTETMHNLYFMRDQQVCTDRGMVTGRMATRERRMEVEMTHLALSALGADPVAQVLEGKMEGGDVIPAGDFALVGCGVRTDMKGIAALMRGMEFDEVAVVHEPLHPLIRGRDYMVSMHLDTYFNIAGDGVAVGNPVLLDRARVEVFVREGEGYRPEDGAQTTLAGYLGEKGYSIIPVTTLEQLCYASNFLCVRDHEAVAVDTGQIAPMMLERLKEKEAARPGMYAALLAQAEADYRRLRAEAEFFPYKREVYAEGLEMTPVSLKCATGGYGGAHCMTCPLRR
- the arcC gene encoding carbamate kinase is translated as MKIVAALGGNAIVRYREKGTAEEQLGHIDAAVAPLARMAAAGHAVMITHGNGPQVGDILLQNECARDAVPRMPLDVCGAESQGMIGYMIQQCMQNRLGPGAQVATVLSRTLVDPGDPAFATPSKAIGPYYSDAEARALAAAEGWAMREEEGRGWRRIVPSPDPLEVLEIETIGRLFDAGTVVVAGGGGGVPVVRQGGLLRGVEAVVDKDLAAERIAVGIGADLLLMLTDVQGVFSGFGTPARTLLNSLDAATARRLLAEGEFGEGSMAPKVLAAIRFVGSGAKTAIIAHLDDAEAALDGEAGTLFTA
- a CDS encoding Orn/Lys/Arg family decarboxylase; its protein translation is MEWYSNLDLSILIVDSEIHAETAGGIALRQVIEILGDLDFRVIEALTVEDALSIYRSVYPDIACVLLDWDLQPESAASAGPVEMIRTIRKRNRDLPIFLFTSKLAVNEIPLEVIRSIDGYFWKLDNTPRFIAGRIEDVTGDYLDKLLPAFFGELVRYTQEYKYAWHTPGHTGGIAFLKSPVGKLFFRFYGENTLRSDLSVSVPELGSLLEHTGVVGAAESDAARIFGADRTYFLTNGTSTSNKVVFSGCVQPGDIVLVDRNCHKSVMYAIIMTGAVPVYLIPTRNPYGIIGPIHAAEFDPAVIQKKCADHPLIADAGRTPRLAVVTNSTYDGLCYDVEAIIEKLTGTVGVLLFDEAWYGYARFHPLYRGRYAMTPVTAAPDRPAIFATQSTHKVLAAFSQGSMIHLRDSHCPEEARIDPDGFNEAFMMHTSTSPQYSIIASLDVAAKMMEGDSGTVLIADTLEEALIFRQKMVQLMAQVLEDEEAGSRRWWFPVWQPGVGQGQYAEHFLTLRPRIQEGDAAELCRHLDYWTLKPGDAWHGFDGIEENYCLLDPLKVTVLTPGIDPGGLMEERGIPAAIVSRFLQEQGIVVEKTGFYSFFILFTMGISKGKSGTLIAQLFEFKDQYDANTPLEQVFPEIVKTYPRIYGGMGLADLCDAMHAYLKGHGIADIQKDVYARIPRPAMTPAEAYRMMIAGKAEKVRLQDLAGRTAAVMVVPYPPGIPIWMPGEVLSVDDRDIIDFLLLYEDFDAAFPGFETEIHGVIRDAGDDRKVYSILCLREDR
- the lysS gene encoding lysine--tRNA ligase codes for the protein MSDSSQITFDEVKLTKYRELTGDGRPIYPAHYERKHTLAEIRERYTEIGHDPSEEEVCTAGRIYIIRHHGKTVFIDIGDASARIQLYIRKNDVGDEAFEFLKKYLDAGDIIGVTGRVFRTKMGEITVWASAYTLLAKSVCAMPEKFHGLKNTEARYRQRYLDLIMNDETRETFRLRSRTIAELRNFLNSRGFMEFETPTLQPVYGGANARPFITYHNALEQQLFLRIAPELYLKRLVVGGFEKVYEFSKNFRNEDIDTKHNPEFSMVEIYAAYHDYRDMMDLTEEIIADLVVHARGTTTVTFDETEISFARPWRRLTMEDAVKEYGGIDVYATPLDDLARIAEQERIDKRETAQTHGDYLPLFFDHYCEEKLVQPTFIYDFPVENSPLAKRHRTKPGFTERFELFVYGMELANGFSELNDPIDQKERFEEQDKKRRLGDLEAQMIDYDFINALGYGMPPTGGVGIGMDRLIMMITGNDSIKEVILFPSMRAPVRSDEKKEE
- a CDS encoding apurinic/apyrimidinic endonuclease family protein, translated to MKIGYPCANRSIGCSPSRTFDLRVFSRDHLILTIAENLSCLARILEFNRKAGLYFFVIGPELIPYAAHPANTLNWAEEFAADFAAVGAFIRDAGMRIAVQPSCGFAVPEGKGEREATHAAAILDAMELGTDAKVIAWAGSGPDRETAQDRTFEWLNRLPGGIRRRIAIRNDDTLSVADCCAVAEECGVPVVYDHLHRDSAPSPCSSAEAMRRCAATWHEGDGAPILVFATPGKDGRPAHTIDADRFAEVLAASRPDNPDILIDFQDREQSALIAMIAAFEDPRLFPGKELRKRGA
- the uvsE gene encoding UV DNA damage repair endonuclease UvsE yields the protein MRIGYPCVNIGIGCTSARTFRLRSWSPERFRSTVRENLACLSSTLQFNIDHELLFFRITSDLIPFASHPVNEIDWEGEFSGSFTEIGDLIRESGMRISMHPDQFTLINSPDGGVTARSIAELAYHAAVLDAMNLDTRAKIQVHAGGVYGDKASAMDRFLDRYRDLPAEIRRRLVVENDDRLYTAADCCALSRSCGVPVLFDTFHHECNSSGEEMPEALAICAETWGRSDGIPMVDYSSQEPGARKGAHIHAIDLAHFRAFLAASRPHDIDIMLEIKDKEKSALLARAEAAADPRLAR